Proteins encoded by one window of Rhodamnia argentea isolate NSW1041297 chromosome 6, ASM2092103v1, whole genome shotgun sequence:
- the LOC115745454 gene encoding GPI ethanolamine phosphate transferase 3 isoform X3: protein MKWRVTWVFWAIMALHVAAVLIFTRGFLLTRTELPFHSSCSDVSDSPCFSRSGAAGSNGTGGSERCWTKPAVDRVVIIVLDALRFDFVAPSAFFKGIVVSTFNFFSLIETKPWMDRLPVLQKLAFKEGSSAKIFKAIADPPTTSLQRLKGLTTGGLPTFVDVGNSFGAPAITEDNLINQLIRNGKRVLMMGDDTWVQLFPHHFKRSYPFPSFNVKDLHTVDNGCIDNLLPSLYQEDWEVLIAHFLGVDHAGHIFGVDSLPMIEKLEQYNTVLENVISVLESQSGPGGLHENTFLLVLGDHGQTLNGDHGGGSAEEVETSIFAMSFKKPLSAIPAELGISCEYASDERFCISSIEQLDFAVTVSALLGIPFPFGSIGRVNPELYALAAGTWNMEKLKSDNPEYHFKSAEWLHNYANVLCINAWQVKRYIDIYSASSLIGFSSDDLLHVANLYDEAEAIFARKRDNFSSKSELSRLSTLKSQIDAYLKFLGSVAELARSKWTEFNLTFMGIGLGMMLLSLLVHVLAIKMVNELHNGSFNPIGSSGISFGLIFAFFIVAIRACSLLSNSYILEEGKVANFLLATAGVAKFRYSIMKRKRIFEAGLFLILICLLRFTIEIGLSKQAATSAFLHSSTSWMIGIDFNHPVLVYILQLLPMLALIGLAHLLHKSTADGCSQRICRFVVMGTIASYVLIVVYWASESNMLGLALINTARNVIPRIIYAIGIGQMLLLAFGQLFNGSKVVDHRSLFSKTVSMLSAWSPTVIILSGRQGPLIALASIVGGFCIVMLQNIEEESDGTAKPLVVNPLSVMEWSLLALSMFFCTGHWCAFDGLRYGAAFIGFDEFVLIRQAILLTIETFGFSHIIPVFGLPFLVLRHKLFAQKDLFVQLSLAYMMFGLIMAATVTVTILCVMIQRRHLMVWGLFAPKFVFDVAGLVLTDVLICLASLYYFCQPEDLKLETNTGGR, encoded by the exons ATGAAATGGAGAGTAACTTGGGTCTTCTGGGCGATAATGGCGCTCCACGTCGCCGCCGTTCTCATATTCACTCGCGGGTTCCTCCTCACTCGCACCGAGCTCCCCTTCCACAGCAGCTGCTCCGACGTCTCCGACTCTCCTTGCTTCTCTCGTTCCGGAGCAGCGGGTTCGAACGGGACGGGTGGTTCAGAGCGTTGCTGGACTAAGCCCGCGGTTGATAGGGTCGTCATCATTGTCCTTGATGCCCTCAG GTTCGATTTTGTTGCGCCCAGTGCGTTTTTTAAAG GCATTGTggtttcaacttttaattttttttcccttatagAAACAAAACCATGGATGGATAGATTACCAGTATTGCAAAAGCTGGCATTTAAAGAAGGATCATCTGCTAAGATTTTTAAAGCAATTGCTGATCCACCTACTACAAGTTTGCAGCGTTTGAAG GGCTTGACAACAGGTGGGTTGCCAACCTTTGTCGATGTAGGAAATAGCTTTGGTGCGCCTGCAATCACTGAAGATAACTTGATAAATCAG CTAATCCGAAATGGGAAGAGAGTATTGATGATGGGGGACGATACATGGGTGCAGCTGTTTCCTCATCATTTCAAAAGATCTtatcctttcccttcttttaaTGTAAAAGATCTTCATACG GTGGATAACGGATGCATTGACAACTTGCTCCCATCATTGTACCAAGAAGATTGGGAGGTTCTAATTGCTCATTTTCTAGGCGTG GATCATGCAGGGCACATATTTGGGGTCGATTCCCTTCCGATGATAGAGAAGTTGGAACAATATAACACTGTTCTTGAG AACGTGATTAGTGTGCTGGAAAGCCAATCAGGACCCGGTGGTTTGCATGAGAATACTTTTCTCCTTGTGCTGGGTGACCATGGGCAAACCTTAAATGGTGATCATGGGGGAGGAAGTGCTGAAGAG GTTGAAACTTCAATTTTCGCAATGAGTTTTAAGAAGCCTCTGTCTGCCATACCAGCTGAACTTGGTATATCTTGCGAATATGCCTCG gaTGAAAGATTTTGCATCAGCTCAATCGAACAG CTTGACTTTGCAGTCACGGTTTCAGCACTGCTGGGCATTCCCTTCCCTTTTGGAAG CATTGGACGGGTTAATCCTGAACTCTATGCTTTAGCTGCTGGGACATGGAATATGGAGAAACTCAAGTCGGACAATCCAGAATATCATTTCAAGTCTGCAGAATGGTTGCATAACTATGCCAATGTACTATGCATCAATGCTTGGCAG GTAAAGAGGTACATCGATATCTATTCAGCGTCATCATTGATTGGGTTTTCCTCGGATGACCTGTTACATGTAGCAAACTTGTATGATGAAGCAGAAGCTATTTTTGCTCGAAAAAGGGACAACTTCTCATCCAAGAGCGAACTTTCAAGGTTATCTACCCTGAAGAGCCAAATTGATGCCTACTTAAAATTTTTAGGGAGTGTTGCTGAGCTAGCTCGATCAAAATGGACTGAGTTTAATTTGACTTTTATGGGTATTGGTTTGGGTATGATGCTTCTATCGCTTCTCGTCCACGTTCTTGCTATCAAAATGGTGAATGAGCTGCACAATGGTTCTTTTAATCCAATAGGAAGTTCTGGAATTTCCTTTGGGTTAATATTTGCTTTCTTTATTGTGGCGATTCGTGCATGCAGTTTACTATCAAATAGTTACATTT TGGAAGAAGGGAAAGTGGCAAATTTCCTTTTGGCGACGGCTGGAGTTGCTAAGTTCAGATATTCGatcatgaaaaggaaaaggattttCGAA GCCGGTCTCTTTCTCATCCTCATTTGCCTTCTGAGATTTACCATTGAAATTGGGCTATCCAAGCAGGCTGCCACTTCAGCTTTTTTGCATTCTAGTACCTCATGGATGATTGGGATTGACTTTAATCATCCTGTTTTGGTTTACATTCTTCAACTTTTGCCAATGCTTGCTCTAATTGGATTGGCCCATCTTTTGCACAAGTCTACCGCTGATGGCTGTTCTCAGAGGATTTGCCGGTTTGTTGTTATGGGAACCATTGCCAGTTATGTTCTTATAGTAGTATACTGGGCCTCTGAAAGTAACATGTTAGGCCTGGCACTAATCAACACTGCAAGGAATGTCATCCCCAGGATTATATACGCCATTGGAATTGGACAGATGTTACTACTGGCATTTGGCCAGCTCTTTAACGGAAGCAAAGTTGTTGATCACAGAAGCTTATTTAGTAAAACAGTGAGCATGTTATCTGCATGGAGTCCAACTGTGATCATCCTGTCAGGAAGGCAGGGGCCTCTGATCGCTTTAGCATCCATAGTTGGAG GCTTCTGCATAGTGATGTTGCAGAATATAGAAGAAGAGAGCGATGGAACTGCCAAACCATTGGTTGTCAATCCTCTCTCAGTAATGGAATGGAGCCTTTTAGCTCTCTCTATGTTCTTCTGTACTGGTCATTG GTGTGCTTTTGATGGTCTCCGCTATGGCGCTGCATTTATTGG GTTTGATGAGTTTGTCCTCATACGCCAAGCAATTCTTCTTACCATTGAGACATTTGGGTTTTCGCATATTATTCCGGTTTTTGGACTTCCATTCCTTGTCTTACGTCACAAGTTGTTTGCTCAGAAAGACCTCTTTGTGCAATTGTCTCTA gCTTATATGATGTTTGGGCTCATTATGGCTGCTACAGTCACAGTAACCATATTGTGTGTTATGATACAGAGGAGGCATTTGATG GTATGGGGATTATTTGCACCGAAGTTTGTATTTGATGTGGCGGGTCTCGTTCTTACTGATGTACTGATTTGTTTGGCATCACTTTACTACTTTTGCCAGCCAGAAGATCTTAAACTAGAAACTAATACTGGTGGAAGATGA